The sequence acttcagatcctcaggcatggtgccatgtgtgctgtgTCTGGCGTACCACTACTCCAgcgccctccctcccttcatccctcccttcctctcgaatatttatttattgtggtggggaagaggaccagagcatcactctggcacatgtgatgccaacgTTCAAACCCAGGACCGCCTGTTTGAGAGTCCATGCTCtatgcactgtgccacttcctgggtcatggtcttcctttccctttcctttctttttctcttattttcttcgttttttttctttctttttttagagactagacccctgctcagttctggcttgtggcggTGCTGAGGACTCAACCTGTCTGAAAGCATGAAAGActtctgcagaaccactatgctgtctcctcagtcctgtctctgcctctctatatgaaaaaaaaaatttttttaattaaaatattttttaatccctCCGCGTCTAGTTCCCCGCTTTGACCATCAGGGGGCGCGCGAGGACAGCGCACACCCATCGCCCCACCCGGAGGCATCGGGCCGCGCATGCGCACCTCACCTGGGGAAAGGtgacgggggcggggccggggctgtCGGCGCAGGCGCGGCGCGGGCATTGTGACGTCAGGCCGCGCGGCCGGGCTGGACCAGGCGGCGGCTTGCGGAGGAACCTCCAGCCTCGTCGCGCGGATCCCCGCCGCCCGCCGGCCTCGCCGCCGCCTCCCTCGCTCCCTCAGCGCGCCCAGCGCGGGCCAGAGGCCGGGGCGGAGCCGGCGGGCCGGGGCGGAgccggcgggcggcggcggcgccgGGGTCTATATGGCGGCGGCTCTGTCGGGCCTGGCTGTCCGGCTGTCGCGCTCGGCCGCCGCGCGCTCCTATGGGGTCTTCTGCAAGGGGCTGACCCGCACGCTGCTCATCTTCTTCGACCTGGCCTGGCGGCTGCGCATCAACTTCCCCTACCTCTACATCGTGGCCTCCATGATGCTCAAcgtccgcctgcaggtgggtgggcGCCGCCCGCCGGGTGCCCGGTGCATCCCCcacccaggacccccaccccaggctgctCGACCCCGTGCATCCCCCACCCAGGACCCCCATGCCGGTGCATGACCCCCATCCCGGGGCTTCTCGACCCGTGCATGCCCCTCCCTCAGGATCCCTAGGCCGGTGCATGAATCCCCAGGACCCCCATCCTAGGGGCTGGCCAACCCGGTGCGTCCCcaccctggacccccaccccggCGCTGCCCGACCCCGTGCGTGAACCCCCAGGACTCCCACCCCAGGGCTGGCAAAACCAGTTGCGGGACCCCAGATCCCAGGGCTGGCTGAGCCCGGTGCATGAtgcatgaccccccccccccccgcctccctaCCCCCCACTCGGGCTGGCTGAGCCCGGTGCAGGCCCCTCTCAGCCCCATGGGAGGGGCgttctgtagtgtctctcccctaATTCTGTTCTCTGAAAGTGACTGGGTTTGGGGGTTCAGggatgaccccccccccatacaccttCAAAGCTTGAGGTGGGTTCCACTCAGAGTTCTGGGATCTGTGTCTTGTTTCCCCGCACGAGGGGACACTGGGGTGAGGGGGTTGCGAGGGTGTCAGGACCCACCCTCCCCGAGTTCTCTTGTGACATCCCCCCCCCAGAACCCCCGAAATCACTGGCACTCTTACACCCCCTGCATCCCGAGTCTTCTGGGCCAGGGGATAGTCCCAGctggaggaccctccccccaGGCCTGGAGTGGAGTGGACGGCACAGCCTGGCGGTGGGAGGGCGCCTGCCTTCAGGAAGTTTCTGCCCTGACAGCTCTGGGTGccctgtggagggagggaggaggcggTGTTGAAAGATGGGACTCTTAGCCTCCTCTG is a genomic window of Erinaceus europaeus chromosome 15, mEriEur2.1, whole genome shotgun sequence containing:
- the LOC103115289 gene encoding salivary gland specific protein SAGSIN1, yielding MAAALSGLAVRLSRSAAARSYGVFCKGLTRTLLIFFDLAWRLRINFPYLYIVASMMLNVRLQVHIEIH